TGTCATTTATGGCGTTGGTGATTATTCATAATGCTATACCGTTGTTTAATTATCCTGTTAGGATGAGTTTATCTGCGGACCCACTTAGATTAATATCTACGGGAGCTCTGGTATATGGAGGTATTAATAATATATTTTATTTTATAATTGCCTTTATTTTACTAATATTATTGGGCTATAAAATGGGCGTATTAATCGTTTTTATAGCTTTTTTAGTATATAGATATCAAACAAAAAAAATAAAAATAAAATATATATTGTTGTCAATCATAGGATTAATTGGATTATTGGCTTTAATGTCAAAAGCAATACTATATACATCAAATCAAAATTGGAATATTGGTGTATTTGGCATATTATCATATAGGGCCTATTTTGATATAATGGTGCTGGAAAAAATAATAAATTATCCATATATGTTGCTGGGGGCAATCTCTTTAAATCCTATTGGGGAAGGACTTATTGCAACCACTTTATTGGGGTATTCAAATCCACATAATATTACTTCAACAATGTTTGGACCCATATTATTGGATTTCGGATTATGGGGAGGATTATTATTTGCATTTTTATTGGGTCTAGCAAGTAAATTAATATATGGGGGAGATAGAAAACTATATGCAATATATGCATCAATATTATTATCTATGTGTGAAGTTGGTATTAATTATGGTTTTTTAATTATTGTGTTTGTAATGTTATATGTGAATTCTAAATTATCGATACTAAAAAATAAAAATAGAAATAAAAATAAAAATAGAACATAAGGAGCTCCACCATAAACACCATATAATGTGATATTATGGATTTTGAAAATAATAATGTTAATGATAATATTGAAGTTAAAAAACTTGAAAAGAATATAAAATATATCGTTCTTGTTGTTGATATGGATGACGATATTGGAAGAAAAGCCAATATTAAAACCCCGATATTAGGCAGATGTGACTGTATAGATGGAGCAATAAAATTAGGATTGGCTGACCCGGGGGATACAGATACAAACTCCATATTGGGGGGCGTAAAATTATATGATGAGTTAAAAAAAGAAGGAAAAGATGTTGAAATTATAGTTATAGCAGGACATAAAAATGTAGAATCAGAAGAATGTGCATTAAAAATAAAAGAACAATTGGATTTTTTAAATTATCTTTATGACCCAAATTTTATATATATAGTTTCAGATGGGAAAGAAGATGAATTAGTTTTAAATTATTTGAGAAATAATAATATTTTTGTATGGAAAAAAAGAATAGTTATAAAACAAAATGAATCATTAGAATCAACATATTATCTGGTTCAGGAATTCCTACATAAAACTATGTCCCAGTATGTTCCATTAATATTCACAGTAATAGGGTTTGTATTGGTAATGGGAGCTCTCTTAGAGGGATTAGGGTGGAGAATAATAGCAGGGTTAGCTGGACTATATATTCTTTTAGAGGGTTCCGGATTAACTAAATCCATCAGAAAATCATTTAAAGAAGGTAAAGAAAGCATTGAGTTTGGAAAAATTACTCCAATAGGTAATATATTAAGTGTGATTATTATAATAATTGGAATATTATATTCATATAAGGTATCCAGTGGTTTAGAATATATAACAGCACTTGGAACTTTTTTATATACGATTGCCAATCCATTAACTTTGGGGATATTAATATACATTGTAATTAGGTTTATCGATGAGGTATTATATTCGGAAAAGGATTTAATAACTTTATTCAAAGGACTATTCTTTAAAATATTGTTAATATTTATGTCAAGAGAATTATTGCTGTTATTTTCCGGATTTCTGTATGGGGATATTTCATTTATAATAATAAGTGTGTATGTTGCAATATATATTTCCATAATAGTTTTGCTATCAGCAGTATTATTTTCCATACGACATAGTAAAAAATAATGATAATAATTGATTATTAATTTAATTAAACAAATGGATATATGATATTTATATTTTGTTATATCATATATTAATTTATATTATGGGATATTATGCTAAAAATCATAGGATATGATGGAGAAGAAATAGAAACAATGGGCCCTGAGGAGATTAACAATGAGAACTACAATGTTATATGGGTGGATTGCTATGATCCATCTGATGAGGAGCTCCTACAATTGTCTAAAAATATTGGGATAGAAATAGAGGAATTAAAAGCAGGGCTCGATGAGTTGGAAGTTCCAAGGGTTGAAGAAGAGGACGACTATTATTTAATAGTTTATAAAGCTCCGCTATTTGAAGAAGACATTACAACAACATCTTTTGGGATATTTATAAAGGATAATATTATATTAACTATTCATATTGATAAAATAAACTCCCTTGGTAAGATATACAGCCTTTTAAAGACTAAAAAACCCAAAACTTTTTTAGACCGTGGAAAAGGATTTTTTTTATATTCCCTATTAAATCAAATAACAATTAGTTATTCAAGAATTATGTTAAATTTAGATGATGAATTGGATAGGTTGGAAGAAGTTTTATTAAAGCATCAAGACCAAAATATAACTACTGAAATACTTCAACTTAGGAAAACCTTGGTATATTTCCATAAGGCATTGGTATCAAATAAAGATGTTCTTTCTATCTTAAAAAGAAAATATCTTCCAATAACTACCCAAGATGATAGGGAGCATATTGAGGATTTATATTATGATACATTGCAGTTGATAGACATGGAGACCACATACAGGGAGCTCCTTGTTTCTACTATGGATATGGGCATATCTCTTGAAAATATAAGAATGAATCAAAAAATGAAAATATTAACTATGATTACGGCATTATTTGCCCTGCCAGTGTGGATAACTGGTATTTATGGTATGAATTTTAAATATATGCCTTTGTTAAATAATCCATATGGTTTTTGGGTTATATTTGGTATTACAATAATGTCTATTATGTTGGTGTTGTATGTATTTTCAATTGAAAAATGGATAAAATAATAAAAATCATACAGTAGTATAATACAGTAATATAACAATAAAGAATACAGAAAATACACATAAATATGGTGGTGAGATTATGAAGGAAATAATAATTTGGTCGGCTTATTTGGATGCTGAAAAAAGTAGAAAAGAAGGAAGAAAAATACCAAAAGAATTATGTGTAAATAATCCAAAAATAAAAGATATATATAATTCATTGAGAAAACTTGGATACAATGCAGAGATTGTGAAAAATAAATGCCATCCAAAAGAATGGT
The window above is part of the Methanococcus aeolicus Nankai-3 genome. Proteins encoded here:
- a CDS encoding oligosaccharide repeat unit polymerase family protein → MISTFKEILAKKNIKYDNPVIVILLGYLAIFVLAIPYYYKFNLFSLLNIFLVIFLLILSFALPFLLNVDIEGNNKISNFYRLYGLLLFIIIFYGVFVVMNSILFAVLCSLFVIGISNLYVKYKLYDNGQDIKNKQHEKYCKFKELLFKNMDNIIFAIGIMSFMALVIIHNAIPLFNYPVRMSLSADPLRLISTGALVYGGINNIFYFIIAFILLILLGYKMGVLIVFIAFLVYRYQTKKIKIKYILLSIIGLIGLLALMSKAILYTSNQNWNIGVFGILSYRAYFDIMVLEKIINYPYMLLGAISLNPIGEGLIATTLLGYSNPHNITSTMFGPILLDFGLWGGLLFAFLLGLASKLIYGGDRKLYAIYASILLSMCEVGINYGFLIIVFVMLYVNSKLSILKNKNRNKNKNRT
- a CDS encoding DUF373 family protein — its product is MDFENNNVNDNIEVKKLEKNIKYIVLVVDMDDDIGRKANIKTPILGRCDCIDGAIKLGLADPGDTDTNSILGGVKLYDELKKEGKDVEIIVIAGHKNVESEECALKIKEQLDFLNYLYDPNFIYIVSDGKEDELVLNYLRNNNIFVWKKRIVIKQNESLESTYYLVQEFLHKTMSQYVPLIFTVIGFVLVMGALLEGLGWRIIAGLAGLYILLEGSGLTKSIRKSFKEGKESIEFGKITPIGNILSVIIIIIGILYSYKVSSGLEYITALGTFLYTIANPLTLGILIYIVIRFIDEVLYSEKDLITLFKGLFFKILLIFMSRELLLLFSGFLYGDISFIIISVYVAIYISIIVLLSAVLFSIRHSKK
- the corA gene encoding magnesium/cobalt transporter CorA — protein: MLKIIGYDGEEIETMGPEEINNENYNVIWVDCYDPSDEELLQLSKNIGIEIEELKAGLDELEVPRVEEEDDYYLIVYKAPLFEEDITTTSFGIFIKDNIILTIHIDKINSLGKIYSLLKTKKPKTFLDRGKGFFLYSLLNQITISYSRIMLNLDDELDRLEEVLLKHQDQNITTEILQLRKTLVYFHKALVSNKDVLSILKRKYLPITTQDDREHIEDLYYDTLQLIDMETTYRELLVSTMDMGISLENIRMNQKMKILTMITALFALPVWITGIYGMNFKYMPLLNNPYGFWVIFGITIMSIMLVLYVFSIEKWIK
- a CDS encoding signal recognition particle subunit SRP19/SEC65 family protein produces the protein MKEIIIWSAYLDAEKSRKEGRKIPKELCVNNPKIKDIYNSLRKLGYNAEIVKNKCHPKEWWEIVGYIKVKVNDDIPKLEILKKICENLKK